The sequence tggggttctatggaaggaaatgttaagcattgataattgggtgctcgcgatccTATTTTTGGAAtgtaacttttggatgatcaattttatggaatactaaatcttgtgattcaaaatataacgtttattactacatctatgatttcaccaacgtttttcgttgacagttttctatatgtttctcaggttcatacttggctacttgatacatgcttccgcacactttgattacttgcttggggtcaagcatacatgcatacactttgattacttgcttggagtcaagcatacatgcatatactttgattacttgcttggagtcaagtatacatgcatacgctagtgatagcacccttGGATTCAAAattttgtctacatacttacgctatttatagcaaccgtgattttcaacttatattatgtcacaagttacttcatttatgctttataactttgtaaacttaaacgtgttgtcgaactgtttgtaaactaaaccttgcaagtcttgtacttttcaaatgatgcGATATAATTttagtcaaacgagtctcatatagggactatgaccacgtaacgggacctaagttagcggcgccgtcaatgacaattttgtcgagtCGCTACACATCTAAGATACtccgtcttttgtctactaatTTATAGACCATTTCCTTCTAAGGCCACCCTCCATTGTTCTAGTCTTCTATTCAGCTCCTCCTTAGATTCGGAAACAagcacaatatcatcggcaaaaatcaagCACCAAGGGATATACTCTTGTATCCCACGAGAAAGCTCATCAAGGATCAAAAcgaaaagaaaagggctaagggccgatccctgatgCAGGCCTACTTCTATTGGGAAAACTTCGGTATTTCCCACCGACGTTCGAACGTAAGACTTCGCCCCTTCGTACATATCCCTAATAACACTAATATATCTACTCGGGATACttctaccattaagggttttccaaaTTAAGTTTCGTGGAACGCAATCGTAGGCCTTTTTCAAGTCTAAGAAAACCATCTCGaggttcttttgcttttctctatacttctccataaggttcctaataatatggattgcctctatcgaagagcgccctatcatgaaaccaaattggttttccGAAACATTCGTTATacgtcgaagtctagtctcaatcactctctcccaaagcttcatagtatgactaagtagttttatgcctctataattaccGCATATTTGAGCATCCCCCTTGTTCTTATAGATGGGAATCATCTCGCTCactctccattccataggcattttAGAGCTTCGATATGTCTTGTTGAAAAGACAAGTCAACCACCTAACACCATCATCACCCAGGCACCGCCACGCCTCAATGGGGATCTGGTCTGGTCCCACGACTCTATTTCTCCCCATCTTTCGCAGCGCCGATCTTACTTCATCTTGGTTGATCCTCCCACAATCTATGTTGTTCTAGGATTGTTCTATATCAGAGTCTTGCGGATCTTCGTGACACTCAGGTCTTCCAACGGTGAAAAGAGATGAGAAATACGCTTCCCATCTTTTCCAAATTTCGTCTTCCTTTACTAAGGTTTGACCAGCTTCATTcttgataaacttgatgttatctaGGTCCCTGCGCCTTCtctccctagctttggctatcctgTAGATATCATTTGCTCCTTCTTTGGAGTCTAGTTTCCTATACAAATCTTTATAAGCCTTCTCTTTTGCCCGGGCTATGACCTTTTTGGCTTCTCTTTTGACTCCTTTATAACTCTCTTCAACCCTAGTTCTATCCGCCGGGGTCCCCTCCCGACAAGTGACGAGCTCCCTAAACCTTAGTTGCTTAAGCGCGACTTTGCTTTGGACCTCATCGCTAAGCCACCATGATTCTCTATCCGATCTATGCCCTCTCGATGTTCCTACTGCCACACCTAAGGCTTCCTTGGCTGCCTCTCTAATGGTGGACGCCAGACAATTCCACATCTGGACCGCATCATCATGAGATACCATCTCCACTTCTGCATCAAATCTTTctacaactaaagttttaaaagtcTCTGCCTTCTCTCCGTTCAACTTCTTCCATAGGATTTTAGGTTGGATGGGCCTTACACTCTTGGTGACCCGTCTCTGGAGAACCAAATCCATGACCAACAATCTATGCTGGGAGGAGCATGTCAAGTCAGTCAGTGCCTTACAGTCCTCACATGTCCTAAGATCCCCTTTGCGAAGTAACAAATAGTCAATCTGGGTACATCCTCTTCATCAATTTTATCCTTTTTTCCCTCTTCATCAAACGTTGAGGGGACTGATGGAGTTTCCTCATCAGAATTGTCCCCACCATCCTCTTCCAGTTTGACACGCCATGATCCCACTTTTCTTAGAGACACTCTAAACTCAACGCCATCAATGATAACCGAAACATCTTCATCAATTAATCGGCTAGATTTCGTAGCAATACACACCCTTGCCATACCAATATCCGTACCTTTTACGTGATCACAGAACATGAAACGGCTAACAGTAGCAGCCACTTTTTTGTAAGCCGTCTCCTTCCATGCGCATAAAGGCATACCGTAAAATTCAACCCAAGCCATTCTCTCTTCCACTACAAAATTCTTAGAAATCGGTTTAATAGTTGAGTATAACGTTTCCATCATATCGTTTATTTTAAAAGCCATGCAAGCATCAACATTCGGAAAAGTACACCACAACCATGCACCGCCAATATGACGCACAGAGACATCTTCAAATCCTTCCTCAATCAAGATCGTATGAATACTACCCATGGTAACAACATCCTTCAGCTTAATTAGCACTGATTCCATTGGATTATCAATCTGTAAAAGATCTTGATCAATAAGGTTAACCTTTAGGGCCACCTTTGTATTAGGGTTTATGCCTTTTACTGTGTTTGCAAAAGAATTCTTACCCTTTGGATTAGAAGAGTCACCACTACCCCCAGAAAATGACTTAGATGCAGCGTTAGTCTTCGTCTTACTTCCCTCTGATCTAGGGTTACAAGGGTTTGGATTACTCTCCTTGTTGAATCTTGCTACAGTGGCGAATAACGACATATTATCCACCTTGATTGTTGATAACAATCGAGCGAAATTCTTTTCGTCTTTCACATCGTTAAATCGGATGAAACCAAATCGTTTACCTTGTTTTGAATGTTTGAACGCAACGTGTGAATCAGTGATTGAACCATAAGATTGACATACGAACCACAATCTTCTCCGATCCATTCCTTCAGGTAAATTAGTGACGAAAAAAGTCGATGATTGACTTTTTTCAACCTTAGCGCCGCTGTGTTTGTAATACGGGTTCAGAATCGGTCGTAGATCGTTCCTGCTATTCCTCACCTTGTAGAACCAACCTTCATCATCCTTGAGATAGTATGATCTTCTTCCCATCTTCAATTGAAAACTTCGTCGCCTGAATTCTCGGATCGCCGCTCTCAAGTTTTTCAGAATGATATTTAATTCTACTGGTGCAACggtagtaataaaaataaaatatatattttttaaattttatttagaGTAGTTTCATATAAAACTAATAATGTGACAAAATAAATAACCCCTTTAGGATTAAAGCGTAAGCCATCATATAAGTAAACACGGGGAGGCAGACCACTAATCTAATCTAAATACACACTTGTTCATTTTTTAACAGCAGTTTGTGATCGTTCACAGAGACTAAACCACTCACACGATCATGTCTTGGACTTACATAACTCGCTCTCAACTACTGTCTAGAAGGAAATCCGGATGGATTCGAGGACATGGCCGGTAAACGTGTAAAAGGCAACATTCGGTGGACTTCAAGGTCAGGAgataaccttgtgtgcaatgttgtagTCGTCGGGAGTCAAACTCCCGACCTCTAACAAAGAGTGTCAGGCcactaacgatagtaataaaatatgaaatatatattttttatattttatttagtgTAATTTCATATACAACTAATAATGTGACAACATATATAACCCCTTTAGGATTAAAACTTAAGCCATCATATAAGTAAACAGGGGGACGCAGACCACTCATCTAATCTAACTACACACTTGTTCATTTTTTAAACGGCAGTTTGAGATCACCCAGGAAGCCTAAATTACCCACGCGATTATCTCTCGCAGTTACGTTACATGTTCCCAACTGCTGCCTAggaggaaacccggaccaattCGAGGGCATGACCGGTAAAACCCCCACTCCCCGCTGCCCCTACAACGCAATGTTCGAAAGGCAATCTTGTGTGTAATGTTATAGTCCGCGGGAGTCGCACTCATGACCTCCAACAAAATGTGTCAAGTCACTACCTTGTACAACATAAGGTTTACACACTTGTTCATTTATCAGCATAAAtttttaaataaatacaaataaagcaTATAGTAAACATTAAATTAAATGCAAAACAAAGGAAATATCATTTAAGGCGGAAAATACACCTATAAAAATGCAAAGCGACAACTTTTACGGACTTTTTTTAGCATATATgataaataaatgataaataacGTTGAAAATAGAACATCTAATCTTAAGACTCAAAAGATCGGGTGTAAAAAGTTTGAGAAATAAAAACACATATTGTTCTCTTACACATTCTCTCAAGGTATTCTTTCTTATTCTTGATTTCTTATAGTCATATATTAACAAGTATTTATCTGTGTTCTTAAAGCGTTCCCAACGGTAGCCGCCTTGGGCATGCATTCGGATTTCCCTCGAGGGCACCGTTGGCAATGGTATGTCATCACCTTGCTGTTGAATATTGGAGTAGGTGAGTCAATACTCACATGGGAATTGAATGGTGTTTGGTGCCTACAATTTGAGGAATACAAATTAGACTTTTGGATCATGCATTCATACTACATCAACCTTcatttgagtagtataaatagagctcAACTTATGCTCATTCATTCATCCCAAAAACACATTCTCCATTCATGTACTAAAAGCAATATAGAGAGTTTGTGAGTgtgtctcctaattacaagagatataaagattagtgcttatccttgtaattagagagaagtgtaattcctattattcttattagtaaaacgttttctttccttgcccgtggtttttaccctattggggttttcacgttaaatctcggtgtctctttattgtcgctatttcatatattactagcggtttgctataattcggtgtcacttttctcaacaagtggtatcagagctaaggttctaatatctagtgtgtattaatctacttatcgtatgctctgtggttgccacgggagtggatcgtccacatcagaaaataagtaagattaatttcactcgataaaagttcccgggaactatttctcagaaaaatagtattgtcgaaaagaagattgtgattatagcaatgtctacgaaattcgaaattgaaaagttcaacgggagtaacttctcattatggaaactaaagatgaaagttatcctgagaaaggataagtgtttggcggccatcagtggacgttcagccgaagtcactgatgaaaaatgggaagagatggacggctaggctatcgcaaatcttcatctggcactagcagatggcgttttgtctagcatagaagaaaagaagacggcgaaagagatttgggatcacctcgtaaaattgtatgAGACCAAATCACttcacaacaagatattccttaagaggaaactttatgcgctacgcatgaatgaatctacttcagttaatgagcacattaattctttgaatactctattttctcaactcgcttcattaagttgcaatatagagccaaaagaacgtgctgaacttttacttcagagtctacctgattcgcatgatcaactcattattaacttaaccaataatgttctctcggagtatctagtctatgatgaagttgcagCTGCTATTCTtgaagaagaaaatcggcgcaataacaaggaggacaaacaggccggttcacgacaagtggaggccttaaTGGTGTCAtgagggagatcaacggaacgtggcccaagtgggagtcacaattaTGGTAAACcaaagtctaaaaagaagaagacctatacatgctacaattgtggcaagaaaggtcacctgaagaaggattgtcggagtttaaataactcaaatcctcaaggaaatattgcaagcacttcagatgatgggactgctttggttagtgaggcagtggtagcaaatgaatgcagaaagacatttgttgatgtctggttatttgactcgggagctacttttcacatgacccctagaagagaatggttcaaacaatatgaacgtatctcaggaggatctgtatacagttgcaatgatcatgaactaaagatcattggaattggagatatcattttgaagatgcatgatggtacagttcgtactattcaaggtgtgcgacacgtggaaggtttgaagaagaacttattgtctttaggacaattggatgatcttggttataagatggtgatacatgagaagatcatgataatcaagaaaggcgcagttgtacttatgaaaggagaaaaggtgggtgctaatttatacattctgaaaggcgagacggtacaggaatcggaagcatctgttgcttcgaatagttcaagtgataaagttgctatgacatggcatcaaaagcttggacacatgtctgagtaaggtatgaagattcttgttgaaagaaatcttattcctggtcttacaaaggtatcgctacctttctgtgagcattgtgtaatcagtaagcagcatcgcctgaagtttaacacatcaaattctagaggtaaattggttctagaattggttcactctgatgtctGGCAAGCACTAGTTCAATCCCttggaggagcaaagtattttgtatcatttattgatgattacactaggagatgttgggtgtacccaatcaagagaaaAGCAAATGTATTtcaagttttcaaagtttacaaagcgcgggttgaacttgaatctggtaaaaagatcaagtgtttaaggacggataatggaggagaatacactggtgttGAATTTGATAAattctgcaaacaagaaggtatcaaaagacagttcacgacggcatacactcctcaacaaaatggagtggtagagcggatgaacagaaccttgctagatagaacaagggcgatgttggcaactgcaagcttgggaaaatcattctggACAGAAGCAGTAAGTAatgcctgttacgtgataaatcggtcaccatcaactgcaattgagttgaaatcgccgatggaaatgtggactggaaaaccagttaattattctgaccttcatatatttggaagtcctgtgtacgcaatgtacaattctcaagaaatgacaaagttggatccaaagtctagaaagtgtttgttcttggggtatgctgatggagttaaggggtatcgcttgtaggaccccactgcccacaaagtagtcatcagcagagatgttgtctttacataagacaaagatcttgaagatgttagcacttcaaaagaaactataccgatacaggtgggtaatgaatttcataaagattcttctgaagcagtaccagagcacgatgaaaatcaagtagtcgttgatgaagctccagcgactcgtatttctaatcgggaaaggaaacgtccagggtggcactcagattatattatggaaagcaatgttgcatattgtcttctaataGAGGAaagagagccaacaactcttcgcgaggcactgaatcattcagatgcatctcagtggatgacggctatgcaggaagaaattgaagctcttcataaaaataaaacatgggagcTTGTGCCATTGccaaaaggtagaaaacctattggaaataaatgggtgtataagatcaagcgaaatggcgatgatcaagtggagcggtatcgtgcaagactggtggttaaaggatatgctcagaaagaaggtacggacttcaataaaatattttctcctgtggttcgacttacaacaattcgagtagttatagcgatgtgtgctacatttgatttgcatctagagcagctagatgtgaaaactgcatttcttcatggaaatcttgaagaagaaatttatatgcttcaaccagaatgtttggaactacaaggaaaaaagaacttggtttgcaggttaaagaaatctctgtatggtctcaaacaggcgccgagatgttggtacaagagatttgattctttcataatgagccttgaatataacagactttatgcagacccttgtgcatatttcaagaggtttagggacaatgattttgtcattttgctgttatatgtagacgccATGTtagttgcaggccccaacaaagatcgtattaataagctgaaggatCAATtagctagggagtttgaaatgaaagacttgggtgccgcaaacaagattctagggatgcaaattcaccgagacagagataataggaagatttggctttctcaaaagaattatttgaagaaagtcttgcagcgtttcaatatgcaagatagtaagccaatctcaaccccacttcctactaatatcaagttatcctccgttatgtgtcctagcagtgaatacgagaggaaggagatgtctcgcataccgtatgcatcagcagtgggaagtttaatgttcgcaat comes from Rutidosis leptorrhynchoides isolate AG116_Rl617_1_P2 chromosome 4, CSIRO_AGI_Rlap_v1, whole genome shotgun sequence and encodes:
- the LOC139840474 gene encoding uncharacterized protein, whose product is MDLVLQRRVTKSVRPIQPKILWKKLNGEKAETFKTLVVERFDAEVEMVSHDDAVQMWNCLASTIREAAKEALGVAVGTSRGHRSDRESWWLSDEVQSKVALKQLRFRELVTCREGTPADRTRVEESYKGVKREAKKVIARAKEKAYKDLYRKLDSKEGANDIYRIAKARERRRRDLDNIKFIKNEAGQTLVKEDEIWKRWEAYFSSLFTVGRPECHEDPQDSDIEQS
- the LOC139840473 gene encoding secreted RxLR effector protein 78-like yields the protein MVFLDLKKAYDCVPRNLIWKTLNGRSIPSRYISVIRDMYEGAKSYVRTSVGNTEVFPIEVGLHQGSALSPFLFVLILDELSRGIQEYIPWCLIFADDIVLVSESKEELNRRLEQWRVALEGNGL
- the LOC139840475 gene encoding uncharacterized protein; protein product: MGRRSYYLKDDEGWFYKVRNSRNDLRPILNPYYKHSGAKVEKSQSSTFFVTNLPEGMDRRRLWFVCQSYGSITDSHVAFKHSKQGKRFGFIRFNDVKDEKNFARLLSTIKVDNMSLFATVARFNKESNPNPCNPRSEGSKTKTNAASKSFSGGSGDSSNPKGKNSFANTVKGINPNTKVALKVNLIDQDLLQIDNPMESVLIKLKDVVTMGSIHTILIEEGFEDVSVRHIGGAWLWCTFPNVDACMAFKINDMMETLYSTIKPISKNFVVEERMAWVEFYGMPLCAWKETAYKKVAATVSRFMFCDHVKGTDIGMARVCIATKSSRLIDEDVSVIIDGVEFRVSLRKVGSWRVKLEEDGGDNSDEETPSVPSTFDEEGKKDKIDEEDVPRLTICYFAKGILGHVRTVRH